One genomic window of Haloarchaeobius salinus includes the following:
- the fer gene encoding ferredoxin Fer: protein MPSPFDVLQVDRDADEETVHQAYRRRVKEVHPDQGGSAREFQLVQSAYETIVEGTAESWYETNGTDEPATAAESAPEPDPNVHVEYLDYEAVVANGWELGDDELFRKARRAGLDDDAYGELTVEPGDYLLEAAEGAGFDWPFSCRGGACANCAVLVVGGELEMTVDNVLSDELVAQGIQLSCIGTPVSDDLQVVYNVKDLPGLEELQLPSRTS from the coding sequence GTGCCCTCGCCCTTCGACGTGTTGCAGGTCGACCGCGACGCCGACGAGGAGACGGTGCATCAGGCGTACCGGCGTCGGGTGAAGGAGGTCCACCCGGACCAGGGTGGGTCCGCGCGCGAGTTCCAGCTGGTGCAGTCGGCCTACGAGACCATCGTCGAGGGGACCGCGGAGAGCTGGTACGAGACGAACGGGACCGACGAGCCGGCGACCGCGGCGGAGTCCGCCCCGGAGCCGGACCCGAACGTGCACGTCGAGTACCTCGACTACGAGGCCGTCGTGGCGAACGGCTGGGAGCTCGGCGACGACGAGCTGTTCCGGAAGGCGCGGCGGGCGGGCCTCGACGACGACGCGTACGGGGAACTGACGGTCGAGCCCGGCGACTACCTGCTCGAGGCCGCCGAGGGCGCGGGGTTCGACTGGCCGTTCTCCTGTCGCGGCGGGGCGTGTGCGAACTGCGCGGTGCTGGTCGTCGGCGGCGAGCTGGAGATGACCGTCGACAACGTCCTCTCCGACGAGCTCGTCGCGCAGGGCATCCAGCTCTCCTGCATCGGGACGCCGGTGAGCGACGACCTGCAGGTGGTCTACAACGTGAAG
- a CDS encoding DUF5781 family protein, whose translation MEVRVQDGGPTAPFLSARDVFETECDLDLPVRVHVRENPDERTWTGHYDDHHVLNISKRAATSAMARELALHEFAHMVRYEESHPSHTQSTEEALFLGLAGNSVERHKVAQCYQIANHMKDIYADDITMRVASADKLVSFLESGLAAAVADQPRPFRGGLVPANPGSDPDITAVNAAFALALVERHDLAGPDHRLYDLAAAAASDAPDVGLDQFKERFVSLVDDPTESEYRKALVDVTRAFALGGQQAAD comes from the coding sequence ATGGAGGTTCGCGTGCAGGACGGCGGACCGACCGCCCCGTTTCTCAGCGCCAGGGACGTCTTCGAGACCGAGTGCGACCTCGACCTGCCGGTCCGGGTCCACGTCAGGGAGAACCCCGACGAGCGAACGTGGACGGGTCACTACGACGACCACCACGTCCTCAACATCTCGAAGCGGGCGGCCACGAGCGCGATGGCCCGCGAGCTCGCGCTCCACGAGTTCGCCCACATGGTCCGCTACGAGGAATCCCACCCGTCGCACACCCAGTCGACCGAGGAGGCGCTGTTCCTCGGACTCGCCGGCAACAGCGTCGAGCGCCACAAGGTCGCGCAGTGCTACCAGATCGCCAACCACATGAAGGACATCTACGCCGACGACATCACGATGCGCGTCGCCTCGGCCGACAAGCTGGTGTCCTTCCTCGAGTCCGGGCTCGCCGCCGCGGTCGCCGACCAGCCCAGGCCCTTCCGCGGCGGTCTCGTCCCCGCGAACCCCGGTTCCGACCCGGACATCACCGCGGTCAACGCCGCCTTCGCGCTCGCGCTCGTCGAGCGGCACGACCTCGCCGGCCCCGACCACCGGCTGTACGACCTCGCCGCCGCCGCCGCCAGTGATGCCCCCGACGTGGGCCTCGACCAGTTCAAGGAGCGGTTCGTCTCGCTCGTCGACGACCCGACCGAGAGCGAGTACCGCAAGGCGCTCGTCGACGTCACCCGCGCGTTCGCGCTGGGCGGACAGCAGGCCGCGGACTGA
- a CDS encoding elongation factor EF-2, translated as MGRRKKIVDECERLMDEPEQIRNIAIAAHVDHGKTTLTDNLLAGTGMIADEGEATKLMMDTEEDEQERGITIDAANVSMTHEYDDQNHLINLIDTPGHVDFGGDVTRAMRAVDGALVVVDAVEGAMPQTETVVRQALREGVKPALFINKVDRLISELQEGPQEMQERLQKVIADVNELIRGMTEDMDDVDDWTVSVEDGTVAFGSALYMWGVSVTSMQRTGLDFGDIIDMERNDQRQELHEKTPLSNVVLDMVVEHFPNPVDAQPRRVPRIWRGDDDLDIAEQMRLVDDEGEVVLMVTDIGMDPHAGEIATGRVFSGTVEKGQELYVSGTAGKNRVQSVGIYMGGEREEVEHVPAGNIAAVTGLRDAIAGSTVSSVEMTPFESIEHISEPVITKSVEAKSMDDLPKLIETLRQVSKEDPTIQIEINEDTGEHLISGQGELHLEVITQRIERNQGIPVTTGEPIVVYREAPRQATEEVEGISPNRHNRFYLTLEPMSEDIVEKIRLGEVSMDMPEQERREALQEAGMDKDSSQNVEHIYGTNILLDDTKGIQHLNETMELVIEGLEEALEDGPLAAEPVQGALLRLKDARLHEDTIHRGPAQVIPAVRNAVHRALIHSGVALLEPMQDVRIDVPNEHMGAASGEIQGRRGRVDDMYQEGDLMVVEGIAPVDEMIGFSSDIRSATEGRASWNTENAGFEFMSDSLQKDKIMEIRERKGMKLELPEGADYLN; from the coding sequence ATGGGTAGACGCAAGAAGATCGTCGACGAGTGCGAGCGACTGATGGACGAGCCGGAGCAGATCCGGAACATCGCCATCGCCGCACACGTCGACCACGGCAAGACAACGCTCACAGACAACCTCCTCGCGGGCACGGGCATGATCGCCGACGAAGGCGAGGCGACCAAGCTCATGATGGACACCGAGGAGGACGAGCAGGAGCGTGGGATCACCATCGACGCGGCGAACGTCTCGATGACCCACGAGTACGACGACCAGAACCACCTCATCAACCTCATCGACACCCCCGGCCACGTCGACTTCGGTGGCGACGTCACCCGCGCGATGCGTGCGGTCGACGGTGCGCTCGTCGTCGTCGACGCCGTCGAGGGCGCGATGCCCCAGACGGAGACCGTCGTCCGGCAGGCCCTCCGCGAGGGCGTGAAGCCGGCGCTGTTCATCAACAAGGTCGACCGCCTCATCAGCGAGCTTCAGGAGGGGCCCCAGGAGATGCAGGAGCGCCTCCAGAAGGTCATCGCCGACGTGAACGAGCTCATCCGCGGGATGACCGAGGACATGGACGACGTCGACGACTGGACCGTCTCCGTCGAGGACGGCACCGTCGCGTTCGGCTCCGCCCTCTACATGTGGGGCGTCTCCGTCACCTCGATGCAGCGCACCGGGCTCGACTTCGGCGACATCATCGACATGGAGCGCAACGACCAGCGCCAGGAGCTCCACGAGAAGACGCCGCTCTCGAACGTCGTCCTCGACATGGTCGTCGAGCACTTCCCGAACCCCGTCGACGCCCAGCCCCGGCGTGTCCCGCGCATCTGGCGCGGCGACGACGACCTCGACATCGCAGAGCAGATGCGCCTCGTCGACGACGAGGGTGAGGTCGTCCTGATGGTCACCGACATCGGGATGGACCCCCACGCCGGCGAGATCGCGACCGGCCGCGTCTTCTCCGGGACCGTCGAGAAGGGCCAGGAGCTCTACGTCTCCGGGACCGCGGGCAAGAACCGCGTCCAGTCCGTCGGTATCTACATGGGCGGCGAGCGCGAGGAGGTCGAACACGTCCCGGCAGGCAACATCGCGGCCGTCACCGGTCTGCGCGACGCCATCGCCGGCTCCACCGTCTCCTCCGTGGAGATGACCCCGTTCGAGTCCATCGAGCACATCTCCGAGCCGGTCATCACGAAGTCCGTCGAGGCGAAGAGCATGGACGACCTGCCGAAGCTCATCGAGACGCTGCGTCAGGTCTCCAAGGAGGACCCGACGATCCAGATCGAGATCAACGAGGACACCGGCGAGCACCTCATCTCCGGGCAGGGCGAGCTCCACCTGGAGGTCATCACCCAGCGCATCGAGCGTAACCAGGGCATCCCGGTCACGACCGGTGAGCCCATCGTCGTCTACCGCGAGGCACCGCGCCAGGCGACCGAGGAGGTCGAGGGCATCTCGCCGAACCGCCACAACCGGTTCTACCTCACCCTCGAGCCGATGAGCGAGGATATCGTCGAGAAGATCCGCCTCGGCGAGGTCTCGATGGACATGCCCGAGCAGGAGCGCCGCGAGGCCCTCCAGGAGGCCGGCATGGACAAGGACTCCTCCCAGAACGTCGAGCACATCTACGGCACCAACATCCTGCTCGACGACACGAAGGGTATCCAGCACCTCAACGAGACGATGGAGCTCGTCATCGAGGGGCTCGAGGAGGCCCTCGAGGACGGCCCGCTCGCCGCGGAGCCCGTCCAGGGCGCACTCCTGCGCCTGAAGGACGCCCGCCTGCACGAGGACACCATCCACCGCGGTCCGGCACAGGTCATCCCGGCGGTCCGGAACGCCGTCCACCGTGCCCTCATCCACTCCGGCGTCGCGCTGCTGGAGCCGATGCAGGACGTCCGCATCGACGTGCCCAACGAGCACATGGGTGCGGCCTCCGGCGAGATCCAGGGCCGCCGTGGCCGCGTCGACGACATGTACCAGGAGGGCGACCTCATGGTCGTCGAGGGCATCGCGCCCGTCGACGAGATGATCGGCTTCTCCTCGGACATCCGCTCCGCGACCGAGGGCCGCGCCTCGTGGAACACCGAGAACGCCGGCTTCGAGTTCATGTCCGACTCGCTCCAGAAGGACAAGATCATGGAGATCCGCGAGCGCAAGGGCATGAAGCTGGAGCTGCCCGAGGGCGCGGACTACCTGAACTGA
- a CDS encoding amino acid-binding protein — protein MADVAETRRAYTVRLELVDEPGELMRALRPIAENGGNLLSVFHERGNLTPRGNIPVEVDLECSPGRFDDVVAGLRDAGVTVIQAGEDGYAEEVTLLLVGHLVETDLSDTLETVEGCSGASVTDFSLDAPAGTDEQSSARLRLAVDPPQVDEVLSVVRDVADRKGLQVVEPLVEGGR, from the coding sequence ATGGCTGATGTCGCCGAGACGCGGCGCGCGTACACGGTCCGTCTGGAGCTCGTCGACGAGCCCGGCGAGCTGATGCGTGCCCTCCGGCCCATCGCGGAGAACGGCGGCAACCTCCTGTCGGTGTTCCACGAGCGCGGCAACCTGACACCGCGGGGGAACATCCCGGTCGAGGTGGACCTGGAGTGTTCGCCGGGCCGGTTCGACGACGTCGTGGCGGGGCTGCGCGACGCGGGCGTGACGGTGATACAGGCGGGCGAGGACGGCTACGCCGAGGAGGTGACGCTGCTGCTCGTCGGCCACCTCGTCGAGACCGACCTCTCGGACACGCTGGAGACGGTCGAGGGCTGCAGCGGCGCGTCGGTGACGGACTTCTCGCTCGACGCGCCGGCCGGCACGGACGAGCAGTCGAGCGCGCGTCTCCGGCTCGCGGTCGACCCGCCACAGGTCGACGAGGTGCTGTCGGTCGTCCGCGACGTGGCCGACCGGAAGGGGCTGCAGGTCGTGGAGCCGCTCGTGGAGGGTGGGCGATGA
- a CDS encoding homoserine dehydrogenase: protein MRLAVVGAGAVGRSVVDLAGEYGHTVTAVADSTGAAIDPDGLDPEAVLSRKSTRGSVGGADPEDALAAEYDALVEATPTTLDDAEPGFSHVRGALDRDRHVVLANKGPVAERYGEVRRLEAESEGEVLFEATVAGAIPVLGTIADYGSDQVTAARGVLNGTANFILSRMAAEGLDYEHVLAEAQDLGVAEADPAFDVEGTDAALKCVILANVLGDEEYTLADAEVSGIVDIPPSALSLAQADGRTVRLVGEATPDGIRVGPRLVPMESPLAVGGTENIVQLETNHAGTLALRGRGAGGDETASAVLADVARLDR from the coding sequence ATGAGACTGGCCGTCGTCGGTGCCGGCGCTGTCGGGCGCTCGGTCGTCGACCTGGCTGGCGAGTACGGTCACACGGTCACCGCGGTCGCCGATTCCACGGGTGCAGCTATCGACCCCGACGGACTCGACCCGGAGGCGGTGCTCTCGCGGAAGTCGACCCGGGGGAGCGTCGGCGGCGCGGACCCCGAGGACGCGCTCGCGGCCGAGTACGACGCACTCGTCGAGGCGACGCCGACGACGCTCGACGACGCGGAGCCGGGGTTCTCGCACGTCAGGGGGGCACTCGACCGGGACCGACACGTCGTGCTCGCGAACAAGGGACCGGTCGCGGAGCGCTACGGCGAGGTGCGCCGGCTCGAAGCCGAGAGCGAGGGCGAGGTGCTGTTCGAGGCGACCGTCGCCGGCGCGATCCCGGTGCTCGGCACCATCGCGGACTACGGCTCCGACCAGGTGACGGCGGCCCGGGGCGTGCTCAACGGGACGGCGAACTTCATCCTCTCGCGGATGGCCGCCGAGGGACTCGACTACGAGCACGTGCTCGCGGAGGCACAGGACCTCGGCGTCGCCGAGGCGGACCCGGCGTTCGACGTCGAGGGGACCGACGCCGCCCTCAAGTGCGTCATCCTCGCGAACGTCCTCGGCGACGAGGAGTACACGCTCGCCGACGCCGAGGTGTCCGGTATCGTCGACATCCCGCCGAGTGCGCTCTCGCTCGCACAGGCGGACGGCCGGACGGTCCGGCTCGTCGGCGAGGCGACGCCCGACGGCATCCGCGTCGGGCCACGCCTCGTCCCAATGGAGAGCCCACTCGCCGTGGGTGGCACCGAGAACATCGTCCAACTGGAGACGAACCACGCGGGCACGCTCGCGTTGCGCGGGCGCGGCGCTGGCGGCGACGAGACCGCGAGTGCGGTACTCGCGGACGTCGCGCGGCTGGACCGTTGA
- the tuf gene encoding translation elongation factor EF-1 subunit alpha — MSDKPHQNLAIIGHVDHGKSTLVGRLLFETGSVPEHVIEQYREEAEEKGKGGFEFAYVMDNLAEERERGVTIDIAHQEFDTDEYYFTIVDCPGHRDFVKNMITGASQADNAVLVVAADDGVAPQTREHVFLARTLGIGELIIGVNKMDLVDYDEDKYKGVKEEVNKLLKQVQFRSDDATYIPISAFEGDNIAERSENTDWYDGEILLEALNSLPEPEPPTDAPLRLPIQDVYTISGIGTVPVGRIETGVMNTGDMVSFQPSDVGGEVKTIEMHHEEVPKAEPGDNVGFNVRGIGKDDIRRGDVCGPADDPPTVAETFKAQIVVMQHPSVITAGYTPVFHAHTAQVACTIESLDAKIDPASGEVAEENPDFIQSGDAAKVTVRPQKPLSIEPAGEISELGSFAVRDMGQTIAAGQVLSVNEK, encoded by the coding sequence ATGAGCGACAAACCACACCAGAACCTGGCCATCATCGGCCACGTCGACCACGGCAAGAGCACACTTGTCGGACGCCTCCTCTTCGAGACGGGGAGCGTCCCGGAGCACGTAATCGAGCAGTACCGAGAGGAAGCAGAAGAGAAGGGCAAGGGCGGCTTCGAGTTCGCCTACGTCATGGACAACCTCGCCGAGGAGCGAGAGCGTGGTGTCACCATCGACATCGCCCATCAGGAGTTCGACACCGACGAGTACTACTTCACCATCGTCGACTGTCCGGGCCACCGTGACTTCGTCAAGAACATGATCACGGGTGCCTCGCAGGCCGACAACGCGGTGCTCGTCGTCGCCGCAGACGACGGTGTCGCGCCCCAGACCCGAGAGCACGTCTTCCTGGCACGCACGCTGGGTATCGGCGAGCTCATCATCGGCGTCAACAAGATGGACCTCGTCGACTACGACGAGGACAAGTACAAGGGTGTCAAGGAGGAGGTCAACAAGCTCCTCAAGCAGGTCCAGTTCCGGTCCGACGACGCCACGTACATCCCGATCTCCGCCTTCGAGGGCGACAACATCGCCGAGCGGTCCGAGAACACGGACTGGTACGACGGCGAGATCCTCCTCGAGGCACTCAACAGCCTGCCGGAGCCGGAGCCGCCGACGGACGCGCCGCTCCGCCTGCCGATCCAGGACGTCTACACCATCTCCGGTATCGGTACCGTCCCCGTCGGACGTATCGAGACCGGCGTGATGAACACGGGCGACATGGTCTCCTTCCAGCCCAGCGACGTGGGCGGCGAGGTCAAGACCATCGAGATGCACCACGAGGAGGTCCCCAAGGCCGAGCCCGGCGACAACGTCGGGTTCAACGTCCGCGGCATCGGCAAGGACGACATCCGCCGTGGCGACGTCTGTGGCCCCGCCGACGACCCGCCGACGGTCGCCGAGACGTTCAAGGCACAGATCGTCGTGATGCAGCACCCGAGCGTCATCACGGCCGGTTACACGCCGGTCTTCCACGCCCACACCGCACAGGTCGCGTGTACCATCGAGAGCCTCGACGCCAAGATCGACCCGGCATCGGGCGAGGTCGCGGAGGAGAACCCCGACTTCATCCAGTCCGGCGACGCGGCGAAGGTCACCGTCCGCCCGCAGAAGCCCCTCAGCATCGAGCCGGCCGGCGAGATCTCCGAGCTCGGCAGCTTCGCGGTGCGTGACATGGGCCAGACCATCGCCGCCGGTCAGGTCCTGAGCGTCAACGAGAAGTAA
- the rpsJ gene encoding 30S ribosomal protein S10 gives MQQARVRLAGTSPDDLDNICDDVREIANKTGVSLSGPIPLPTKTLEIPTRKSPDGEGTATWEHWEMRVHKRLIDLDADERALRQLMRIQVPNDVSIEIVLED, from the coding sequence ATGCAACAGGCACGCGTCCGTCTCGCGGGCACCAGCCCCGACGACCTCGACAACATCTGCGACGACGTTCGCGAGATCGCGAACAAGACCGGCGTCTCGCTGTCGGGACCGATTCCGCTCCCGACCAAGACGCTGGAGATCCCGACTCGCAAGTCCCCCGACGGCGAGGGGACCGCGACCTGGGAGCACTGGGAGATGCGCGTCCACAAGCGCCTGATCGACCTCGACGCCGACGAACGTGCGCTTCGTCAGCTGATGCGGATTCAGGTGCCGAACGACGTCAGCATCGAGATCGTCCTCGAGGACTGA
- a CDS encoding rhomboid family intramembrane serine protease — translation MSRGSPTLDTLVVFAVVFAFQQLVVGLFGIFGAWRPVYAFLFVLDSPVSQPWTFVTSVYAHAGLGHLLSNAVALVLVGFILERYTTRLRFHLFFVCTGAFAGFVQVLLTDAPGVLGASGAVFALYGYVLGGNRLTDGLLRNLDIPTWAEYGVFLVVALVVTVATGAPGVALLAHFTGFLVGVAAGRVNLLAVSRSAPSGTRKERY, via the coding sequence ATGTCCCGCGGGAGCCCGACCCTCGACACGCTCGTCGTCTTCGCGGTGGTCTTCGCCTTCCAGCAGCTCGTGGTGGGTCTCTTCGGGATTTTCGGCGCGTGGCGACCCGTCTACGCCTTCCTGTTCGTCCTCGACTCACCCGTCTCGCAGCCGTGGACGTTCGTCACGAGCGTCTACGCGCATGCCGGCCTCGGTCACCTCCTGTCGAACGCCGTCGCGCTCGTGCTCGTCGGGTTCATCCTCGAACGGTACACGACCCGGTTGCGGTTCCACCTCTTTTTCGTCTGTACCGGCGCGTTCGCCGGCTTCGTTCAGGTTCTCCTGACCGACGCCCCCGGCGTCCTCGGCGCGAGCGGTGCCGTGTTCGCACTGTACGGCTACGTCCTCGGCGGGAACCGACTGACCGACGGTCTGCTCCGGAACCTCGACATCCCGACGTGGGCCGAGTACGGCGTCTTCCTCGTCGTCGCGCTCGTGGTCACCGTCGCGACCGGCGCTCCCGGCGTCGCGCTGCTCGCGCACTTCACCGGCTTCCTCGTCGGCGTCGCCGCCGGCCGCGTCAACCTGCTCGCCGTGTCACGCTCTGCCCCGTCCGGCACCCGAAAGGAAAGGTACTAA
- a CDS encoding DUF2061 domain-containing protein, protein MGAFSSLFARTPNQLRSRAIVKTLLYRVLMVAITVVVAFAVTDDVLASVNIGLVTNVVKTGTYYGYERLWDRIA, encoded by the coding sequence ATGGGTGCGTTCTCCTCGCTGTTCGCCCGGACGCCGAACCAGCTCCGCTCGCGGGCCATCGTCAAGACGCTGCTGTACCGCGTGCTCATGGTCGCCATCACCGTCGTCGTCGCCTTCGCCGTCACCGACGACGTGCTGGCCTCGGTGAACATCGGACTGGTGACCAACGTCGTCAAGACCGGGACGTACTACGGGTACGAGCGCCTCTGGGACCGCATCGCCTAG
- a CDS encoding RNB domain-containing ribonuclease yields MTDDASAQAAAGTAEGQGPVEIDEELARHLENKREELFEKFEIADAFPPEVLEEAEERTEGVQQEIQDELDEREDLRDLTTWTTDPVDAQDFDDAISIRENEETFTLWVHIADVTHYVHPESAMWAEAVERGNTVYLPAYTIHMLPPTLAETVCSLVPEEDRLAHTVEMELDKEHLSYESIDIYKSVIHSNERLTYTQTEDRLDDEDADLHDEISLVFEVADRMHEQRKEDGSLVLNPRRDRAHTIIEECMLKANKAVTHELMWNRGVEAMYRVHPQPTPDEWDKALVEIQELDGVSIPGDSWDDPRKAVNATLEQAPGRQLGKIQWAVMKVMPRAKYMSDPFGGHHALNFDIYGHFTSPIRRLSDLINHWIVYTNDVPEDLAALCSRASDKQKAAEQCEREYKGFLQEVGLDPDAVNNRGIEVVDDPDDEE; encoded by the coding sequence ATGACCGACGACGCCAGCGCGCAGGCCGCCGCGGGCACCGCCGAAGGCCAGGGCCCCGTCGAGATCGACGAGGAGCTCGCGCGCCATCTGGAGAACAAACGAGAGGAGCTGTTCGAGAAGTTCGAGATCGCCGACGCGTTCCCGCCCGAGGTGCTGGAGGAAGCAGAAGAACGCACCGAAGGCGTCCAGCAGGAGATACAGGACGAACTGGACGAACGCGAGGACCTCCGTGACCTGACGACGTGGACCACCGACCCGGTCGACGCACAGGACTTCGACGACGCCATCTCCATCCGGGAGAACGAGGAGACGTTCACGCTATGGGTCCACATCGCCGACGTGACCCACTACGTCCACCCCGAGAGCGCGATGTGGGCGGAGGCCGTCGAGCGCGGCAACACCGTCTACCTCCCGGCGTACACCATCCACATGCTGCCGCCGACGCTCGCGGAGACCGTCTGCTCGCTCGTCCCCGAGGAGGACCGGCTGGCCCACACCGTCGAGATGGAGCTCGACAAGGAGCACCTGAGCTACGAGTCCATCGACATCTACAAGTCCGTCATCCACTCGAACGAACGCCTCACCTACACCCAGACCGAGGACCGACTCGACGACGAGGACGCCGATCTGCACGACGAGATCTCGCTTGTGTTCGAGGTGGCCGACCGGATGCACGAGCAGCGCAAGGAGGACGGCTCGCTCGTGCTCAACCCGCGCCGCGACCGCGCCCACACCATCATCGAGGAGTGCATGCTGAAGGCGAACAAGGCGGTGACCCACGAGCTGATGTGGAACCGCGGCGTCGAGGCGATGTACCGCGTCCACCCGCAGCCGACCCCGGACGAGTGGGACAAGGCCCTCGTCGAGATCCAGGAGTTGGACGGCGTCTCGATCCCGGGCGACTCCTGGGACGACCCCCGGAAGGCCGTCAACGCGACGCTCGAACAGGCACCCGGCCGCCAGCTCGGCAAGATCCAGTGGGCCGTGATGAAGGTGATGCCCCGTGCGAAGTACATGTCCGACCCCTTCGGCGGTCACCACGCCCTCAACTTCGACATCTACGGCCACTTCACGAGCCCCATCCGGCGGCTCTCCGACCTCATCAACCACTGGATCGTCTACACGAACGACGTGCCGGAGGACCTCGCGGCGCTCTGTTCGCGCGCCTCGGACAAGCAGAAGGCCGCCGAGCAGTGCGAGCGCGAGTACAAGGGGTTCCTCCAGGAGGTCGGCCTCGACCCCGACGCCGTCAACAACCGCGGCATCGAGGTCGTCGACGACCCCGACGACGAGGAGTGA
- a CDS encoding DUF7562 family protein yields MWGARRDGDDGPVTCIACGDEVPRDDAREYDKHGNRWERTDKEFEYLCKPCDRTCCHQPRKGLESMLVDLGAGEVPREEFLARFHDATVEAREHSD; encoded by the coding sequence ATGTGGGGTGCCCGGCGAGACGGCGACGATGGCCCCGTGACGTGCATCGCGTGCGGCGACGAGGTCCCTCGCGACGACGCCCGCGAGTACGACAAACACGGAAACAGGTGGGAGCGCACGGACAAGGAGTTCGAGTACCTCTGCAAGCCCTGCGACCGGACGTGCTGTCACCAGCCACGGAAGGGGCTGGAGTCCATGCTCGTCGACCTCGGTGCCGGCGAGGTCCCACGGGAGGAGTTCCTCGCCCGCTTCCACGACGCCACCGTCGAGGCACGGGAGCACTCGGACTGA
- a CDS encoding RNA-binding protein: MQVKSRHHLRSDDVRDVETAVADALGVDLDGDTYELVEFEDSEFDVVLVDGEPHVFYVDDEPFLTVVGANATEPTRRVVTVDAGAISFVSDGADVMRPGIVEADPDIAPGDLVVIAEETHGKVLAVGRARADGDDMVGDSGKVVESIHHVGDDLFEFSG; encoded by the coding sequence ATGCAGGTGAAGTCCCGACACCATCTCCGCAGCGACGACGTCAGGGACGTCGAGACCGCCGTGGCGGACGCACTGGGCGTCGACCTCGATGGCGACACGTACGAACTGGTCGAGTTCGAGGACAGCGAGTTCGACGTCGTCCTCGTCGACGGCGAGCCCCACGTCTTCTACGTCGACGACGAACCGTTCCTCACCGTCGTGGGTGCGAACGCGACCGAGCCGACCCGCCGCGTCGTCACCGTCGACGCCGGCGCTATCTCGTTCGTCTCCGACGGCGCGGACGTGATGCGCCCCGGTATCGTCGAGGCAGACCCCGACATCGCGCCGGGCGACCTCGTCGTCATCGCCGAGGAGACCCACGGCAAGGTGCTCGCGGTCGGCCGCGCGAGGGCCGACGGCGACGACATGGTCGGCGACTCCGGCAAGGTCGTCGAGTCCATCCACCACGTCGGCGACGACCTCTTCGAGTTCTCAGGCTGA
- a CDS encoding DUF1028 domain-containing protein: MTFSICVHETYTDDEGDQQDRFGVAVTTRLPGVGTLCPFASESGAVATQSLVNVELGRKGIEYLDDGLAVEDALQSLLNADEGAESRQLHGVDAEGTFVFSGGECKDWYGHVEGENYTVAGNLLTGEAVVESVAEEYESSRDEDRPLAERLVDALAAGHEQGGDKREELHVQSAALLVESTEERVVDPYYEDLRVDATETPIADLRETYEHAVEGYEMAMELYEDAYDEDGMDPVDGDDESA; this comes from the coding sequence ATGACGTTCAGCATCTGCGTCCACGAGACGTACACCGACGACGAGGGGGACCAGCAGGACCGCTTCGGCGTCGCCGTGACGACTCGACTCCCGGGCGTCGGGACGCTCTGTCCGTTCGCCAGCGAGTCCGGCGCGGTCGCGACACAGAGCCTCGTCAACGTCGAACTCGGCCGGAAGGGCATCGAGTACCTCGACGACGGACTGGCGGTCGAAGACGCCCTGCAGTCGCTCCTGAACGCCGACGAGGGGGCAGAGAGCCGCCAGCTCCACGGCGTCGACGCCGAGGGGACGTTCGTCTTCTCCGGCGGGGAGTGCAAGGACTGGTACGGCCACGTCGAGGGCGAGAACTACACCGTCGCGGGCAACCTGCTGACCGGCGAGGCGGTCGTCGAGTCGGTCGCCGAGGAGTACGAGTCGAGCCGGGACGAGGACCGCCCGCTCGCCGAGCGGCTCGTCGACGCGCTCGCGGCGGGCCACGAGCAGGGCGGCGACAAACGGGAGGAGCTGCACGTCCAGAGCGCGGCGCTCCTCGTCGAGTCGACCGAGGAGCGCGTCGTCGACCCGTACTACGAGGACCTGCGTGTGGACGCGACGGAGACGCCCATCGCGGACCTACGCGAGACGTACGAGCACGCCGTCGAGGGCTACGAGATGGCGATGGAGCTGTACGAGGACGCCTACGACGAGGACGGGATGGACCCGGTGGACGGGGACGACGAGTCAGCCTGA